From one Triticum urartu cultivar G1812 chromosome 3, Tu2.1, whole genome shotgun sequence genomic stretch:
- the LOC125542743 gene encoding probable inactive shikimate kinase like 1, chloroplastic, translating into MAMAMRAAAAFFSPSASPSTKQQQTHAVFSPRRGSTRRIHHRRLRAFPATELTLEELNPSVALLRKTAEAVGDFRKTPIYIVGTDCNAKRNIAKLLANSIIYRYLCSEDLLEDVLGGKDALAAFRESDEKGYLEVETEGLKQLTSMGSLVLCCGDGAVMNSTNLGLLRHGVSIWIDVPLELAVTDMLKSKGAQAISDPDSFSQAMAKLRQRYDDLKERYAVSDVTVSVQNVASQLGYSSIDSLSLEDMVIEIVSRIEKLIQAKAMMEAAGKPE; encoded by the exons ATGGCGATGGCGATGCGGGCGGCAGCGGCCTTCTTCTCGCCCTCCGCCTCCCCGAGCACGAAGCAGCAGCAGACGCACGCCGTCTTCTCCCCCCGGCGCGGCTCCACCCGCCGTATCCATCACCGTCGCCTCCGCGCCTTCCCAG CCACCGAGCTGACCCTCGAGGAGCTCAACCCCTCCGTCGCCCTGCTC AGGAAGACCGCGGAGGCCGTCGGCGATTTCAGGAAGACGCCCATCTACATCGTCG GGACGGACTGCAATGCCAAGCGCAACATCGCCAAGCTGCTCGCCAACTCCATCATATACCGCTACCTCTGCAGCGAGGACCTGCTCGAGGACGTCCTCGGCGGCAAGGACGCCCTCGCCGCCTTCCGGGAGTCCGACGAGAAAGGCTACCTGGAAGTCGAG ACCGAGGGGCTGAAGCAGCTGACGTCCATGGGCAGCCTCGTGCTTTGCTGCGGCGATGGCGCCGTCATGAACTCCACCAACCT AGGGCTACTGAGGCATGGAGTCTCCATCTGGATCGATGTCCCTCTCGAATTAGCCGTGACCGATATGTTGAAGAGCAAGGGGGCACAGGCTATTTCAGACCCTGATTCCTTTTCTCAG GCAATGGCAAAGCTCCGTCAGCGTTATGATGATCTGAAAGAGCGGTATGCAGTTTCTGATGTTACTGTTTCAGTACAGA ACGTGGCTTCTCAGCTAGGCTACAGCAGCATCGACTCTTTGAGCCTGGAGGACATGGTCATTGAG ATTGTGAGTCGGATTGAGAAGCTGATCCAAGCGAAGGCGATGATGGAAGCTGCTGGGAAGCCTGAATGA
- the LOC125546636 gene encoding uncharacterized protein LOC125546636, with translation MWLLIKIIYHMITFKGAIAKLEEAAARAHGRPARLDWLRSACRHLRGVDSHLTRMHDFLESDLPGDDRLGVWSRRGAGKTSLLRPLRQPSPYHALFDRVLYLEVGSRWSVTDVQLGICCTCLGCSYDVMSSADDRSRACLIRGVDNQDALHHWSYLVRALGHNDHVLQEDLWDAWSSRRQLVEFGGERRGRGGGRDEERVEGRAVADALAVVLVEERPERAAPAHVARPALPLHSLRRAHGPPLVPILVGWFGR, from the coding sequence ATGTGGCTCCTAATCAAGATCATCTACCACATGATCACGTTCAAAGGGGCCATCGCGAAGctcgaggaggcggcggcgcgcgcccACGGCCGTCCGGCGAGGCTGGACTGGCTGCGCTCGGCCTGCCGCCACCTGCGAGGCGTGGACAGCCACCTCACCAGAATGCACGACTTCCTCGAGAGCGACCTCCCCGGCGACGACCGGCTGGGGGTCTGGAGCCGGCGGGGCGCCGGCAAGACGTCGCTCCTTAGGCCGCTCCGGCAGCCCAGCCCGTACCACGCCCTCTTCGACCGCGTGCTCTATTTGGAGGTGGGCAGCAGGTGGTCGGTGACGGACGTGCAGCTCGGCATCTGCTGCACCTGCCTGGGCTGCAGCTACGACGTGATGTCGTCGGCGGACGACCGGAGCCGGGCCTGCCTCATCCGAGGTGTCGACAACCAAGACGCGCTCCACCACTGGAGTTATCTCGTCAGAGCTCTCGGCCACAACGATCACGTCCTCCAAGAAGATCTCTGGGACGCATGGTCGAGCCGGCGACAGCTGGTGGAATTCGGTGGGGAGCGCCGCGGCCGCGGCGGAGGACGAGACGAGGAACGCGTCGAAGGCCGTGCCGTCGCGGACGCGCTCGCGGTCGTCCTAGTGGAAGAGCGCCCAGAGCGTGCTGCGCCCGCGCACGTCGCACGACCAGCGCTGCCGCTTCATTCTTTGCGTCGCGCGCACGGGCCGCCGCTCGTGCCGATCCTGGTCGGTTGGTTCGGACGCTGA
- the LOC125542744 gene encoding uncharacterized protein LOC125542744, translated as MGKLLCDSSSGGGAVAVAEALPPSPAPASPPQLLAWAAPEPPAGWSAVWALDDQQRRRLLRIWERGVAWKPPRQGGDGPDAPAPAPAPAVVFRLDHGGEVESDGNCLFTAARRAAAAKAEARELRHRAVRRFADVYAAAEASDRAAVDAAVRHLYAPDLKAGWGVHVVQEVKLLAPKADRDALDAAIQELVGIGIQRELAAETIYKERCIAVDDGDSWAKYMSISGSAEDEHDIITLQYTEEGLLTIDENRDGRAAAFGDDIAIECLATEFKREVFVVQAHGTDAMVDEDNCVFFLPHLPRGEICDVPIFLFMKGTAWCGAGADHYEPLIATVLQHVTPDKAAVVL; from the exons ATGGGCAAGCTCCTCTGCGACTCCtcctccggcggcggcgccgtcgcCGTCGCGGAGGCGCTCCCGCCCTCCCCCGCCCCGGCCTCGCCGCCGCAGCTCCTCGCCTGGGCCGCCCCCGAACCCCCCGCCGGCTGGTCCGCCGTCTGGGCGCTCGACGACCAGCAGCGCCGCCGCCTGCTCCGGATCTGGGAGCGCGGCGTCGCCTGGAAGCCGCCCCGCCAGGGGGGCGACGGCCCGGatgcccccgcccccgcccccgcccccgccgtcGTCTTCCGCCTCGACCACGGCGGGGAGGTCGAGTCCGACGGCAACTGCCTCTTCACCGCCGCGCGCAGGGCCGCCGCCGCCAAGGCCGAGGCGCGCGAGCTCCGGCACCGCGCCGTGCGCCGCTTCGCCGACGTCTACGCCGCGGCCGAGGCCTCCGACAGGGCCGCGGTCGACGCCGCCGTGCGCCACCTCTACGCGCCGGATCTCAAGGCCGGCTGGGGCGTCCACGTCGTGCAGGAGGTCAAGCTGCTCGCGCCCAAGGCCGACCGCGACGCCCTCGACGCCGCCATCCAGGAGCTCGTCGGCATCGGCATCCAAAG GGAACTGGCAGCTGAGACTATCTACAAGGAGAGATGTATCGCTGTAGACGATGGAGATAGTTGGGCCAAGTACATGTCCATTTCTGGCTCTGCGGAGGATGAACATGACATAATCACCCTGCAGTACACAGAGGAGGGCTTACTGACCATCGATGAGAACCGGGATGGGCGTGCGGCTGCGTTTGGTGATGATATTGCCATCGAGTGCCTCGCCACCGAGTTCAAGAGAGAAGTTTTCGTG GTGCAAGCACATGGCACTGATGCAATGGTTGATGAGGATAACTGCGTGTTCTTCCTCCCACACCTCCCTAGAGGAGAAATCTGCGATGTGCCCATCTTTCTATTCATGAAGGGAACAG CATGGTGTGGTGCTGGTGCGGACCATTACGAGCCATtgatcgccaccgtcctccagcATGTTACTCCAGACAAGGCAGCTGTTGTACTTTGA